One window of the Alligator mississippiensis isolate rAllMis1 chromosome 5, rAllMis1, whole genome shotgun sequence genome contains the following:
- the DYNLT4 gene encoding dynein light chain Tctex-type 4 isoform X2 encodes MPCPALCRGSPWRPPARTGAGTGATLSMAQQPPAPCLGGPTPPRRSSHPAEPPALPRGTEEGRLPTLPTRRGSLAVPMASRRSSVVLGGGAKRLSNGPWVPGARVSFSGLPLFPPVPEARCQNTYRTRPAPGCRFHAAPAQQALEATLAACLQDVAYTPSAGGQLAQSLAERLRGKLKDLAPPRYKLVCSVVLGQAGRQGLRVASRALWDPESDTFASATFANASLFAVATVHGLYYE; translated from the coding sequence GTGCCACCCTGAGCATGGCCCAGCAGCCACCGGCCCCGTGCCTAGGGGGCCCAACCCCACCCCGCCGCAGCTCCCACCCGGCTGAGCCCCCGGCCCTGCCACGGGGCACAGAGGAGGGgcgcctgcccaccctgcccacacGCCGTGGCAGCCTGGCGGTGCCCATGGCCAGCCGGCGCAGCTcggtggtgctgggtgggggtgcaAAGCGGCTCTCCAACGGTCCGTGGGTACCGGGGGCCCGCGTCAGCTTCTCGGGCCTGCCACTCTTCCCGCCCGTGCCCGAGGCCCGGTGCCAGAACACCTACCGCACGCGGCCAGCACCGGGCTGCCGCTTCCACGCCGCGCCGGCCCAACAGGCGCTGGAGGCCACGCTTGCCGCCTGCCTGCAGGACGTGGCCTATACACCCAGCGCGGGCGGGCAGCTGGCGCAGAGCCTGGCCGAGCGGCTGCGGGGGAAGCTCAAGGACCTGGCACCGCCACGCTACAAGCTGGTGTGCagcgtggtgctggggcaggcggggcggcAGGGGCTGCGCGTGGCCAGTCGTGCTCTCTGGGACCCCGAGAGTGACACCTTCGCCTCCGCCACCTTTGCCAACGCCTCCCTCTTCGCCGTGGCCACCGTGCATGGGCTCTACTACGAGTAG